In Theileria parva strain Muguga chromosome 4 map unlocalized ctg_529, whole genome shotgun sequence, one DNA window encodes the following:
- the MPI gene encoding Phosphomannose isomerase type I family protein: MECVYRLLPTVNQYDWGKPSENSLVYLLFKNYLKLKFVKEWNLDLHGPFSELWLGTHPSSPSLVLPSGERDVTLGSFEASFEGISSDSSPFSRLGMHLSELFNKMNSTSTGLVRRNLLILLKVLSIQKPLSIQIHPDDKTAIELFTARYPGIVDNYSKPEMCIALSKFRAMCGFRDIFEIFKFSDKHDEFKKFLGKELTSSYSYSNPKTLYIEILNRVFFSPNLGELAEKLARRLKGFTDPDLPEAFFLALYNAYGPDNCVFFAFILNCFELEPGQALFIPPNTIHSYVSGDCVEIMKCSDNVIRCGLTSKPRDAKLCISLLEENLKNPSAKDFYVTPTKVSDYIFKYDPQDPVCNFTVWSFTLNPGDEDTFVSSNEPCLCIVLDSNPEVTFRLNPSPNCTTSPPQETFILKVDVGDCFLLSPNTELNAKNDHRLSGFKMYISSEKSSTTNVNT; encoded by the exons ATGGAGTGTGTATATCGGTTATTACCTACGGTAAATCAATATGATTGGGGGAAACCAAGTGAAAACTCACTGGTATATCTACTGTTTAAGAACTATTTAAAGCTTAAATTTGTGAAGGAATGGAATCTTGACCTCCATGGTCCGTTTTCTGAGCTTTGGTTAGGCACTCACCCTTCAAGTCCCTCATTAGTTTTACCTTCTGGCGAACGGGACGTCACTTTAGGGTCATTTGAAGCAAGTTTTGAAGGCATTTCCTCGGATTCGAGTCCTTTTTCTAGGCTTGGCATGCACCTTTCAGAGCTTTTCAACAAGATGAATTCGACCTCAACTGGTCTTGTGCGTCGAAACTTGCTTATTTTGCTTAAGGTTTTGTCAATTCAAAAACCCTTAAGCATTCAAATTCATCCAGACGATAAAACTGCAATTGAACTTTTCACTGCTCGGTATCCTGGCATTGTGGATAACTACTCAAAGCCTGAAATGTGTATTGCTCTTTCTAAGTTCAGGGCAATGTGTGGTTTTCGCGACATTTTTGAAATCTTTAAATTCTCCGACAAACACGACGAGTTTAAAAAGTTCCTCGGCAAGGAGCTTACTTCTAGTTACTCCTACTCAAATCCTAAAACCCTCTACATTGAAATTCTAAATAGAGTTTTTTTCTCACCAAACCTTGGTGAACTTGCAGAGAAACTAGCTCGAAGACTTAAGGGATTCACGGATCCTGATCTTCCAGAGGCGTTTTTTCTTGCACTCTACAACGCTTATGGACCTGATAATTGTGTGTTTTTTGCATTTATTCTCAACTGCTTTGAACTTGAACCTGGTCAAGCTCTTTTTATACCACCAAACACAATACACTCTTACGTCTCAG GTGACTGTGTTGAGATAATGAAGTGCTCTGATAATGTGATCAGATGTGGTCTGACCAGTAAGCCCAGGGACgctaaattatgtataagTTTACTAGAGGAGAATCTCAAAAACCCTTCGGCAAAGGACTTTTATGTCACTCCGACGAAGGTGTCTGACTATATATTCAAATACGATCCCCAGGATCCCGTTTGTAACTTTACAGTCTGGTCGTTTACCCTAAACCCTGGGGATGAA GATACGTTTGTTTCATCAAATGAGCCTTGTTTGTGTATAGTTTTGGACTCGAACCCTGAGGTAACTTTTAGGCTAAACCCTTCACCTAACTGCACTACTTCACCACCTCAGGAAACCTTTATTCTAAAAGTTGATGTCGGAGACTGCTTTCTCCTCTCCCCCAACACTGAACTAAATGCTAAAAATGACCACCGCCTTAGCGGCTTTAAAATGTACATTTCTTCGGAAAAATCGTCTACCACAAATGTAAACACTTGA
- the Dyrk4 gene encoding Protein kinase domain protein, whose translation MSQAKEREVPADAEPIPSRRKELMPGYSYYFSDCSSIISSVKCAVSVEDDKSRSVSPNFGNLSNPNPNSNSKNDLTSNVNGKSEDLSSKEDDLNNKDEYLNPDPEEVLYSLGETVIYDSNNVKSYSTSCESLNGTTVGFYPEINAFIKPNSGTFDQEDELASASIEHYTAMNLDNLPTFAESDLDKFPTSVDFGESLYKFNRWCKRYSSGNTEMFKRGQQEIMSTILEENNLKIGDLNSKNFDEFPIKVVYSKGTTPADNKFDLNSVKTGEVLVDRFMVDGVLGTTTFSRVVKATELSSALPVCLKIVHPDYFYQALDEILFLKLLNSKDKDDANCIVRLLDSFLYSGAVFLVLELLGDNLFEATKDFYVSSFKDFFAHSRPKRWNLNQLKHISRDVLKALNFIHGLGIINCDLKPENVLLINSENTLQNDGRMIKLADFGSSCFIQDQLNTYIQSRSYRAPEVVLGLPYDTQIDIWSLGCILCELYLGRILFPSDNSATLVASMVSLLGPPPAYMLQHKMNSMFIILPNGNIADLNVPDHILKQSPYYNRLDRSSLCCNVSASDSSKCSHVTYNKWDNATVNLEPTLDDNSSGLEDSSDYNRNSTFSLSDNSFSLVDSTFSFLDKRFKITNYDANSRMEDNTLNNTLDCKIKLDIRHNRNPLAKFMRIIQPASASLDTMLDSSKSSELSLFCDFIKGLLQYDPLDRLTASAALQHPFILSINI comes from the exons ATGTCTCAAGCAAAGGAGAGGGAAGTACCGGCGGACGCCGAACCGATACCTTCAAGGAGGAAGGAGTTAATGCCAGGCTATAGCTACTATTTTTCAGACTGTTCAAGCATTATTTCCTCCGTTAAATGTGCCGTTTCAGTTGAAGACGATAAAAGCCGGAGCGTTTCACCTAACTTCGGAAATCTTTCAAATCCTAACCCTAACTCTAATTCCAAAAATGATTTAACTTCGAACGTGAATGGTAAAAGTGAAGATCTAAGCTCCAAAGAAGATGATCTAAACAACAAAGATGAATATCTAAACCCTGACCCTGAAGAAGTATTGTATTCACTTGGTGAAACTGTTATATATGACTCAAACAACGTGAAATCATATTCAACGAGTTGTGAATCGTTGAATGGGACTACAGTAGGATTTTATCCTGAAATTAACGCATTTATAAAGCCAAACAGTGGAACTTTTGACCAGGAAGATGAACTGGCTTCTGCCTCAATTGAACATTACACAGCTATGAATTTAGACAATTTGCCTACATTTGCAGAGTCGGATTTGGATAAATTTCCAACCTCTGTGGATTTTGGTGAGTCATTGTACAAGTTTAATCGCTGGTGTAAGAGATATTCAAGTGGCAATACTGAAATGTTTAAGCGCGGCCAACAGGAAATAATGAGTACGATTTTGGAGGAAAACAACCTTAAAATAGGAGATTTAAATAGCAAAAATTTTGACGAATTCCCAATAAAAGTGGTCTATTCAAAGGGCACAACTCCAGCAGATAATAAGTTTGACCTTAACTCTGTAAAAACTGGTGAAGTTTTGGTTGACCGTTTTATGGTCGACGGAGTGCTTGGAACGACAACTTTTTCCAGGGTTGTTAAGGCCACGGAGCTGTCTTCCGCTCTTCCCGTCTGCCTTAAAATTGTACATCcagattatttttaccaGGCTCTCGATGAGATTCTcttcttaaaattattgaattcAAAGGACAAAGATGACGCCAATTGTATCGTGAGACTTTTGGACTCATTTTTGTATTCTGGCGCCGTATTTTTGGTCTTGGAACTACTTGGAGATAACCTCTTTGAGGCCACAAAGGACTTTTACGTCTCTAGTTTTAAGGATTTTTTCGCACATTCAAGGCCCAAAAGGTGGAATTTGAACCAACTAAAACACATTTCACGAGATGTACTCAAGGCACTCAACTTCATTCATGGACTTGGAATAATCAATTGCGATCTCAAGCCAGAAAATGTATTACTCATCAATTCAGAAAATACATTACAAAATG atgGTAGAATGATAAAGTTGGCGGACTTTGGATCAAGTTGTTTTATACAGGATCAGTTGAATACGTACATTCAAAGTAGATCATATAGAGCTCCGGAGGTGGTGCTGGGGTTACCATATGATACCCAAATCGATATTTGGAGTTTAGGTTGTATTTTATGTGAGCTTTACCTGGGAAGAATTTTGTTCCCCAGTGATAATAGTGCAACGTTGGTAGCTTCTATGGTGAGTCTACTAGGACCACCTCCGGCATACATGCTACAGCACAAGATGAACAGTATGTTCATAATATTGCCAAATGGAAATATCGCTGATTTAAACGTGCCAGATCATATACTGAAGCAGTCACCATACTATAATAGACTAGATCGCTCATCGCTCTGCTGTAACGTTTCAGCAAGTGATTCCTCAAAGTGCTCTCACGTCACTTATAATAAGTGGGACAACGCAACTGTTAATCTTGAGCCAACTCTTGACGATAATTCCAGTGGATTGGAAGACTCAAGTGACTATAACAGAAACAGCACTTTCTCACTTTCTGACAACTCATTTTCATTAGTGGACAGCACATTTTCGTTTTTGGATAAGCGCTTTAAAATCACTAATTACGACGCTAACTCCAGAATGGAAGATAATACACTTAATAACACACTTGACTGCAAAATCAAACTTGACATTAGGCACAACAGGAACCCCCTGGCCAAGTTCATGAGGATAATACAGCCAGCCTCAGCGTCCCTTGACACAATGCTCGACTCAAGCAAGAGCTCGGAACTCTCACTCTTTTGTGATTTCATCAAGGGACTTCTACAATATGATCCTCTAGATAGACTAACAGCATCGGCGGCATTGCAACACCCATTCATACTCTCaattaacatataa